The proteins below are encoded in one region of Triticum aestivum cultivar Chinese Spring chromosome 1B, IWGSC CS RefSeq v2.1, whole genome shotgun sequence:
- the LOC123079174 gene encoding LOW QUALITY PROTEIN: uncharacterized protein (The sequence of the model RefSeq protein was modified relative to this genomic sequence to represent the inferred CDS: inserted 1 base in 1 codon; substituted 1 base at 1 genomic stop codon) — protein sequence MVADVDEKKAPLMSYRTVRDIPRERWRLRILRAEKDTMFVEIDAAAKKFDDSTNDVTSSMSARTAATTTRLAHPRPSLITRKSRTWETAAALVPGRPPPPSCRASQLSTTTRXRSRFHREQXAMKMDLKMIIVCSVVGSLGVLSAILGFSAEGTKLTIFDVYEGVGVCLNPQNPAFGLGVCAAIFLAVAQIIFATLGGCCGCCKSRAIPSQSKRVIGVICAVFSWIVAAVAFGMLVVEAAANAPGTRETSASGYCYIPIDGIFAGGAALTLVATALGITSYVMLRTQPATVAETAAPKEGEQMPASAAGISTGQPQFPSQPPQGQPYDQAPYPPPPAQGYGAHAPNQQQQFPPPTTEGYAAHAPNQQHPPPSAPPKGHEQV from the exons ATGGTAGCTGATGTGGATGAGAAGAAGGCGCCACTCATGTCCTACCGCACAGTTCGCGACATCCCTCGCGAGCGATGGCGGCTGCGCATCTTGCGGGCGGAGAAAGACACTATGTTCGTGGAGATCGATGCAGCGGCGAAGAAGTTTGATGACAGCACCAATGATGTCACCAGCTCCATGTCGGCGCGCACCGCCGCCACGACGACGAGGTTGGCACATCCACGACCATCACTGataacgaggaagagtagaacatgggagactGCCGCCGctttggtcccaggaaggccaccgccacCGTCTTGCCGGGCCTCTCAACTG TCGACCACAACCCGATAAAGATCGAGATTCCATCGAGAGC TGGCAATGAAAATGGATCTGAAGATGATCATCGTGTGCTCGGTCGTCGGCTCTCTCGGGGTGCTCAGTGCCATCCTGGGCTTCTCAGCCGAGGGCACGAAGCTCACT ATTTTTGACGTGTACGAGGGTGTAGGGGTGTGCCTGAACCCGCAGAACCCCGCGTTCGGGCTCGGGGTGTGCGCGGCCATCTTCCTGGCCGTAGCTCAGATCATCTTCGCCACCCTCGGCGGCTGCTGCGGCTGCTGCAAGTCCCGCGCCATCCCCTCCCAGAGCAAACGGGTCATCGGCGTCATCTGCGCCGTCTTCTCATG gattGTGGCGGCGGTCGCCTTTGGGATGCTGGTGGTAGAAGCGGCCGCAAACGCCCCCGGGACGCGTGAAACGTCAGCGTCCGGCTATTGCTACATCCCCATAGACGGCATCTTCGCCGGCGGCGCCGCGCTCACGCTCGTCGCCACGGCCCTCGGGATCACCTCCTACGTCATGCTCCGCACGCAGCCTGCCACTGTTGCCGAGACCGCCGCGCCCAAGGAAGGCGAGCAGATGCCGGCGAGCGCCGCCGGGATCTCGACGGGGCAGCCGCAGTTCCCGTCGCAGCCTCCCCAGGGGCAG CCGTACGACCAAGCGCCCTACCCGCCTCCTCCGGCACAGGGCTATGGAGCGCACGCGCCCAACCAGCAGCAGCAGTTTCCCCCTCCTACTACAGAAGGCTACGCAGCGCACGCGCCGAACCAGCAGCACCCCCCTCCTTCTGCTCCTCCTAAAGGACACGAACAGGTGTAA